From a region of the Halomonas sp. HL-93 genome:
- a CDS encoding TAXI family TRAP transporter solute-binding subunit: MRTLSTAAAASLLAVALPASAQQLAIATGGTGGVYYPIGGGFAEMINEHIEGAQATAEVTGASVENMGLIMRGEADLALVLADTAYQAYEGSGDFEGRQVENTRALASVYPNAVQLVTLADSDIESLSDLEGKRVSVGAPGSGTELNARALLEANGMSYDDFTPQRLNFNETADAIRDGDIDAGFWSVGPPTSSIMNLATTRDIRLIGLSDEEIENAQEEEEVFAPYELEEGLYEGMDEAVQTIGIPNVLVVNSDMDEDLAYQLTELLFENTDELIAVHPAANDTTVDFTMESTPVPLHPGAIRYFEEVDADIPDRLRP; the protein is encoded by the coding sequence ATGCGAACTCTATCTACAGCTGCTGCTGCTTCCCTACTGGCGGTGGCATTGCCTGCTAGCGCCCAACAGCTTGCTATCGCCACGGGTGGAACCGGTGGTGTGTATTACCCCATCGGCGGCGGTTTTGCCGAAATGATTAACGAGCACATCGAAGGCGCTCAGGCGACGGCAGAAGTCACCGGTGCCTCAGTGGAAAATATGGGTCTGATCATGCGCGGCGAAGCCGATTTAGCGCTGGTGCTGGCCGATACCGCTTACCAAGCCTATGAAGGTTCGGGCGATTTCGAAGGTCGTCAGGTCGAAAATACTCGTGCGCTTGCCTCGGTTTACCCCAACGCCGTGCAACTGGTCACCCTGGCCGACTCGGACATTGAGTCGCTGTCGGACCTGGAAGGCAAACGCGTCTCGGTAGGCGCTCCGGGTAGCGGCACCGAGCTGAACGCTCGCGCGCTATTAGAAGCCAACGGCATGAGTTACGACGACTTCACGCCCCAGCGCCTTAACTTCAACGAAACCGCTGACGCCATTCGCGATGGCGACATCGACGCCGGCTTCTGGAGCGTTGGCCCGCCCACCAGTTCCATCATGAACCTGGCCACCACGCGGGATATCCGTCTGATTGGTTTGAGCGACGAAGAAATTGAGAACGCTCAGGAAGAAGAGGAAGTCTTTGCTCCTTACGAGCTGGAAGAAGGCCTCTACGAAGGCATGGACGAAGCGGTGCAAACCATCGGCATTCCGAACGTTCTGGTCGTTAATTCAGATATGGACGAGGATCTGGCCTACCAGCTGACCGAGCTGCTGTTCGAAAACACCGATGAGCTGATCGCGGTGCATCCGGCGGCCAACGACACCACCGTTGATTTCACCATGGAGTCCACACCGGTGCCGCTGCATCCAGGTGCCATTCGTTATTTCGAAGAAGTTGACGCCGACATTCCGGATCGTCTACGTCCCTAA